Genomic segment of Citrus sinensis cultivar Valencia sweet orange chromosome 7, DVS_A1.0, whole genome shotgun sequence:
ATCTTCCAGGTCATGCTCTTAacaattgttttttcttttctgcaCGCCCTTTCATGCTCTTAATAATTGAAGAGCATACTTTTCAAATGTGAAGCCGCATCTAATGTCGCTAATTTAATTTGGGATTAAATTACGGGACTATTATATTGCAGTGTGcactaatttttatgtttatctaaactcttcaaatttaaaacatattatGGCATAAATAAGAATGTAACAATAACAAAAGAGTAAGAAAGTGTAGAGAAAATCTtgcagaaatataaataatatttatttttaaaataatattaatatttaaaataatttttaatattttatggtccattagatatattttattatattaaaataaattttataataaataaaaacatactattaaaatgaatatatatagaaaatttagagtattttaagtattatataaaataattttaataaaatatgtgagatattcatattttattaatttaagataCCATTTAAcctaaagatttatttatgataaattaataattatatttttgaaattacttcaaatattaaaaaaattaatattactaatatattagatagattaaattatatatattatttttacttattaaaaaaattttaaaattatttttaattactattcaAAAAACGTATTCAAAAaacataatgataaaaaaatcttaacatctttattaaaaaattaaaaacttatatGATAAATTCTCTAAATATTTACGGTATATGTGAACCACGGTGGATAagctttatttaatattattgatttaaataatatgtCAATTAAAAATGTACAGAGAAGAAATTTCGGTGGGTATTTTAGTCTTTTAAGCAATTATCATGATCAGATCAGCCTTTAGCCTTCAAACGTCGGTcagaaaagttttaaaattaatgctaaattgtttttcacttttaacGTTGGTGGCCTTGAAATTGcttgtattttattaaaaattaatgctaaCAAGAAAAAGCTAGGTCATATTCCACAAAATCAAAAGTGACAAAACAACCAGCTGGTTTCTTTTActaaactacaaattaaaataaattttttcgataaattacaaattaaagtgGATTCTTTTGAATACAAATGGGACAGACGATTAGGCTCTTTTTATTAGAGGCAAGTAAAAACTAGTCAAGAATCGAACAGTCTTTTTCcaattcttgttttattatttttcaaaactagTTTTTGGTAATTACAACCGGGTCATTAATCATTATTCAGAGTTACTGTTATCTTCGGGGGCAGTGGGTAAAAGATAATTACTAACTGTTTTTCCTTCAAAAGTTAGCGGCTCATGTTTGCAAGTGTGAATGTGCGATGCTCTTTTCTTAAAGGCCATTACAGTGGGGCCCGAATCAGACGTGCctaaatctttttaaaatttttgccGTATAACGAACAGAGGTCATTACTAAAATTTCTCTTCCACAGCCTACAGCAGCTTCAGTTTATCAAACTccatcaattttctttcttaacaAAATTCCAAAGATGTGTAGCATTTTTCAGATCACATGCGATGGTGCTCTTTTCAATCGTTGCTTGGATTGCTTTCTTGGAAAAGCAGCATACATACGTAACCTCCAAGATAATCTTGATGCCTTGGACACTGAACTGGGAAGACTAATCGCTAAAAAGAACGATGTGATGAGGAGGGTTGTCGACGCTGAACGACAACAAATGAGAAGGCTGGACGGAGTGCAAGTGTGGGTTTCGAGGGTGGATGCTGTTAAAACTGGAGCCGATGAACTTATCACAGACGGCTCTGAAGAAATTGGCAAATTATGTGTTGGAGGCTACTGTTCCAAGAACTGCAGGTCAAGCTACAAATTCGGAAAACAAGTGGCTAAAAAGCTACAAGATGTGAAGACTTTAATCGCCGAGGGAGTTTTTGAGGCGGTGGCCACTGAGGTGGTGCCCGAGAGAGCTCCGGAACCTGTAGCAGATAAAAGACCCACTGAGCCAACAATAGTAGGCTTGCAATCACAGCTTGAACAAGTTTGGAGATGTCTTGTAGAAGAATCAGTGGGAATCATTGGCCTATATGGTATGGGCGGTGTTGGTAAAACCACACTATTGACCCATATCAACAATAAATTTCTTGAGAGTCCCACAAACTTTGATTGTGTGATTTGGGTCGTAGTTTCAAAAGACCTGCGActtgaaaaaattcaagaagatATTGGGAAGAAGATAGGTCTGTCTGATGATTCATGGAAGAATAAAAGTTTTGAAGAGAAAGCTGTGGACATCCTGCCGAGATTAGGAGAGAAGAGATTTGTATTGTTGTTAGATGATTTATGGGAGCGGGTTGATTTAACAGAAGTGGGCGTTCCACTTCCCAGCGCACAAAATACTACCTCAAAAGTCGTATTCACAACCCGTTCCATTGGTGTTTGTGGCAGCATGAGAGCTAGGCCGGTTAAAGTGGCATGCCTATCAGAAAAGCAAGCTTGGGAACTGTTCCGCGAAAATGTTGGGGAAGAAACTCTTGAGAGTGATCATGAGATCGTTGAGCTAGCCCAAACTGTGGCCAAAGAGTGTGGTGGTTTGCCACTCGCACTTATTACTATTGGTCGAGCTATGGCCTTCAAAAAGACAGCCGAGGAGTGGAGTCATGCAATTGATGTGCTAAGAACATCAGCTTCTGAGTTTGCAGGTTTGGGAGAGAAGGTGTATCGTCTTTTAAAGTTTAGCTATGATAGTTTGCAGAATGAGACCATTAGATCTTGTTTCTTATATTGTTGTTTATATCCCGAGGATTATGGCATTCTTAAATGGGACTTGATTGATTGTTGGATTGGTGAGGGATTTTTGGGGGAATCTGACAGGATTGGTGCAGAAAACCGAGGATATGACATTGTGGGCACTCTTGTTCGTGCATGTTTATTAGAAGCGGTGGAAGATGGTGAAGTAAAAATGCATGACGTTATTCGTGATATGGCTATATGGATAACTTGTGAAATTGAGAAGGAGAAGAGAAACTTTTTGGTTCGTGCAGGTGCTGGATTAAAAGAGGCACCGGATGTTAAAGGATGGGAAAATGTGAGAAGATTGTCATTGATGCAAAACCAAATTGAAACTGTGTCAGAGGTTCCCACATGCCCTCATCTCCTCACTTTATTTCTTGACTTTAATCAGGAGTTGGAGATGATCGCGGATGGCTTCTTCCAACTTATGCCTTCTCTCAAAGTTTTGAAGATGTCAAACTGTGGACAGAGGAGGTTGAAATTACCTGTTGGGATGTCAGTGTTGGGTTCATCACTAGAACTTCTCGATATTTCATGTACTGGCATAACAGAGTTACCAGAGGAGTTAAAGAAGTTGGTAAATctgaaatgtttgaatttgaggTGGACAGGTGCGTTAATTAGAATTCCACGGCAactaatatcaaaattttcaaggtTACGTGTGTTGAGAATGTTCGCTATTGGCTATGATCGTTTTCATGAAGCACCAGAAGACAGCGTTTTATTTGGTGGGGGTGAAGTTTTGATACAGGAATTGCtcggtttgaaatatttagagGTATTGGAGTTGACCTTGGGAAGTTATCATGCTCTCCAAATTCTTTTGAGctcaaataagttaaaaagttgTATTCGATCTCTTTGCCTCGAGTTCGCCGGAGATACAGCGTCAATTATTGATGCTACGGCTTTCGCAGATCTAAACTACCtcaatgaattaaatatttatagtgGTTTTGAGTTGGAAGAGTTGAAGATTGATTATACAGAGATAGTACGAAAAAGGCGGGAACCTTTTGTTTTCCGCAACCTTCACCGTGTTACTATACATAGCTGCCAGAAGTTGAAAGATTTGACATTCCTCGTTTTTGCTCCAAACCTCAAGTCTGTTCAGCTACTCGATTGCTATGCTATGGAAGAAATAATCAGCGTCGGAAAATTTGCTGAGACTCCTGAGATGATGGGACATATAAGCCCTTTTGAAAATCTCCAAATGCTTGATTTAGAAGATTTGCCACATTTGAAGAGCATCTTCTGGAAGCCATTGCCTTTCACTCATCTGAAAGAAATGGCGGTAAGTGGGTGTGATCAGCTTGAAAAGCTTCCACTCGATTCCAACAGTGCAAAGGAGCGTAAATTTGTAATTCGTGGAGAAGAAGACTGGTGGAACCGACTTCAATGGGAGGATGAAGCCACTCAAATTGCTTTTCGTTCCTGTTTCCAACCTTATTCCTGAGCGGTGGTCGCAAATTTTGATtctctgtttttatttctggttagtttctctctctctctttctctctcgctctctctctttttgtcttctgcaaatcacaattaaatgTTGAATTAATGGAATTAATGCTTCATAAATTTGCCGGCACAGCCActacttttttttggggggggggtcGAATTGGTGCTCTggtttttgactttttgttaGCGATTTAATTTCCTGTCAAAAGACGAGCGAGAAGAACATATATATGACGTAAACCAATTGATACTTTATTTATGTGCAttgtatgtaataaatattaagtatacTTTATTTTTGCCCTGTTCTCTGTTTTTATTtcagtctctctctctctctctctgctgTCTCCTGTCTCCtgcaaatcacaattaaatgTTGAATTATATGGAATTAATCCTTCATAAATCTGCCTGCgctggctttttttttttttttgtgggggtCGAATTGATGCTCTGGTTTTCGACTACTTTTTGttgtcaaaattttctctgttttttcaaattgatGCTTTATTGATATCTTCTTCGTGAAAAGTGATTTAATTTCCTGCCAAAAGACGAACGAGAAGAACATTAGAGTCAAACTAATGCTCACATAAATTTCCCGtaagaatatataattattaagatAGATCTGctctttcattaaatatatattcctTTTTCACATATTAATTGacctttatttaatttgtttaaaaagtttaattaattgttgtttGCAGAGAATCATCTACGCCGCTCGCCGATAAAAGTTGAGGTGTTCGAGCAGGTgcttgccttttttttttctttttcttttttccctgtTTTAacatttctttaaattttgaaattgtttaattattcttCTGGTTTGGAATGTTGATAATAGtgttgtgaaattaatttttacaggATAAAAGGTTGTGGGACATTTATTATCCATGTCCTATGTATCTCAAGCTTAAAGGTCTCAGTGGTCCTCTATTGGAAAAAGCaagtttaatatatattaattggaTATCGTCGcctgtatatatatgtatatacatacatacacagCCACTCATCGATTATagacttaattatttaattgattatgtAATCTCTCGTAGTTTCTTTGTgcatttttagttaatttaatgaataaacgCAAATACATTGTAAataaaaccaaattaaatgtTCCCTAAAATATACGTATATGCCTCTCGATGGCACACAAGGTTAAATGTCAGCCCATCGCGGGTAATATTATTTCTAGCCGCCTTCATTACGAGTTAAGAGTCAATTATTACTAAACTAAACTAGTCAAAACTCGTAAGTGCTAGAAAGTAGAAACGTTTGATTCTATATAAATGACTTCAATTCAATATGTACCAAAGAGTATCGATAATTGAACCccaaaaaactttaaaaaagattgacaaaattaattatattattgtgtgtttttagaagaaaaaataaaataattaattaatgttataacACTATGTTAGGTGAAAAGTCAGCTGTCTGGAAGAGAACAAACTTACTAAGATAAGAGCCTTCTTCAGTAATCAACCGAACGAAAAAGTCAtctcttttcttatttatttagtaaaaatagGTAAAGTCCGAGAATTTCctaaaatatctaaatccCTCTCTTTAAAAGAACACCATATGCTGCATAACATGCAAATTAATTTCCCATATGTGATGCAATTTTCTCCTCAACATATGCGCAATTCTTTCCATTCCGGCATTTACACTCAAATTTTCCTTCCTTTCTCTTTGTGGTTGAATCTTACACCACAACTCATGTGATGCAATCTCCTCTCGCTGCCTAAATTGCACTCTCAGCAAAGCAGCATATGTAAGCAAGCTTGAAGATAATCTTGCTGCTCTGCGGAAGAACGGCAAAAGTTAATCGAAGCAAGGACTGATGTATCAGAAAAATTTTGGTGGAGAATTCAGCACAAACATATTTCGGATGATCAGAATCAATAAAACATGGTGGTTGCGCCATATAAACATCTTCGGAAAGCTGGCCTTGAAGAAAGGCGTTTATTGATATCCAATTGACGAAGAGGCCAGCCATGACTAACATCAATACTAAGAACAAGCCGTACTGTGGTGGGCTTAACAACTGGACTGAAAGTGTCATAATAGTCCACACCAGGCCGTTGATTGAACCCTTTGGCAATAAGACGAGCTTTGAACCTGTCAACAGAACCGTTGGAATGtcttttaatacaaaaatccATTTGCAGCCAACAATATTGGAAAGGATGGGAGGTGGAACAAGCTTCCATGTCCCGTTAAGAACAAGAGCATCATACTCTTCTGACATAGATTGACGCCAGTGAGGATTTTTGATAGCTTGCGTCACAGTTGTAGGTTCACAATCAGAAGGAGGGCTAAAATGAGCACAGAGGTTAAGTTTTTGTAACGGCTTGTGAATGTTATTTTTAGCTCCGGTAGTCATATCATGATGATTTGTGGGGCAACGATCTAGTGGAGTTTGGGAAGATGATTGAACAGGAAGTGAAGAAGTGCTTTGTGTAGAGGTAGAAATAGGTTGGGAGGATTGCTGCGGAGATGTTACCGGTAGAGAAGAAGGAGCAGTACACGGTGGCAACTCCAAAGGGCCCACAATAGATGGAGTAGGTGCCGACGATGGAGTACTAGGAAATGAAACAGTAAGAATTGGTGGAACACTTGCGTAATTAGGAGTTGTAGATGAGCTTGTAATGATTTGTATGGAAAAACAAACTCTACAAATTTAACGTGacgtgaaataaaaatttgaaaggtGGATGGGTCAAAACATAAATAAGCACTTTGAGATAAAGGAATATCCTAGAAAAACACAAGGCTTAGAGGGTGGTTCGAGTTTATGTGATGAAACACaaacattcaaaattttttaagtttatattaATTAGGAGTGGtaccaaaaattaattggCTATCGGGTTGTTGGATGTGTTTTGGATATTTACAGCTAAGTTTGAGTATCTCAACTTAAAATTTGTAGCTTTCACTTGAAAAAATTCAGTTAAAATTTGCAATGCAGACTGATTGATTTATCAGTTTAACGTGTGCCAGGAATGAAGAACTGGAATATCACCGTCAAGCAAGCACCCTGTGGAGCAATACCAAACAATGTACAATCCGGCTTTGCTAGGTGACACTGGAGGCTTTTTGAAAAGTGCTTCACGCTCACTTGCACAGATTGAGCATCCCCTCTGGATATTGCCCTCTCTGATCGAGTCTGAGCACTCAAATTTTGGTCCTCAGAGGGAGCTACAGTTTTCTCTCCACTAACCAACAATTTTCTAAACTCAGCACCTAGTGTGATCTTGAGCCATATCTAAAGCAGTTTGAAGTTCAAGTACTTGAGCCCTTGACAATGGTTTTAAAATTGGAACATCTTGGATTACTGCAGACTTGTACCCCTTGGTTTCAAAGTAAGGAAAGGCATTGCTTGAGTACAATTTGGAGGCAGCTTCTTCACCAATTTTATTTGGAGGCGATTGGCAGCGGATCCAGCTGCACGAAGACTAAACAAGTCAGATGCAGTTTATTTGTCCAAGCACAAATTGCATTTTGTCCTcaactttaatatttattgatgAGAATCAATACAGGTCCCTCATTTGTTATAGAAAGCTTTATTGTAGTCTCACCAGTTAATTCACAGGTCTATAATCATCTTGCAAAGTTAAGGGCATTTCTTTCGATCTAAAGTCTTTGCATCACCACCTCATCACACGCCAAGCCAATATTCCATTTACCTCTGCAACAAAAAGTTTTAAGTAAACAATCCTAATGCACGCAGCCAAATAAAATGCAGTAAGAATATTCAACTTAAAAATCTGAAAGCCAACTTGGTGAATTGCCTCCTTAGGTGAAGTTCCATGCTTTACTATAGTTGACAGAACTCAGCAAAAGCTTCCATACaacagattttgaaaatgatgatgCCAATAGATACTCATTCAATCCATTGAAAATCCAAAGGTTCATTGTTAATAGAAGTTTACAGAGTTTTGGTCATCAAATAGCTCAGACCTAATCCCAAACAAAAAACGAGTGAAAATTAGATCACGAGCAGCTAATTGTAAATTCTAACTTAACTCTTCATCTCCTTTGtaaacaagaaacaaaatggagACACGCAAAATGAATATGGAGAAAATTTgaactcaaatgaaatgagGGCACGAAAGCAAACAAATGGCATGCACAAAAAAACCAAGCCTCAATCAAAAACTAATTAaccattaagaaaaaaattggtcAGAGAATGAACTCCAAATTCAGGAGTCAAGCAAGAAGCTTTCATCATTTCAGAAGCTCCTGTACAAAAAAACCAAGCCTCAATCAAAAGCTTTCATTAATAAGTTATGCTCTTTGGAAGCAAACCTAAATTCCAAGAGAAACAGAAGCCAAAAAATTTGCAATTATACGCAAAGGAAGTGAAGCACAGGATTCTATCACACATAGGAATTGTATAACAAGAGATCGATATATCGAATTAGAAATCACAATTCGAATTTgtgtgaaaaatcaaaattagaagATTTCACATTTCGAGAGGAACAAGCAACAGATGAAGTTCAAAATTTCAGCCATAACATGCTAAAAATGCTACACTTAACGTTTCATTTTCATGGATTTTCTCGGgaaacaaacagaaaattaCGGTTCAGAGAGTTGACTGACCTTTTGgcttttgaaattgagaagatcGCGCGCCAAATTGGAAGAGGGAAAGTGAAAGTGCGAGTTTTAATATGGGTAGATAAGGAAATTTTATTAGGTTGCGAGggtaaaaaaggaaagagatatcattattttatcatcgataattattaaatttttttccaaaaaaaagaacaagcaAGGATATTTTATTGTCATtactaagttaaaaaaaattgtttcaaaattacttGAGTCATATCCAATGGACCAACAAAGTAatcgtttttatttttattgatttttgcaggaaattaataacttaaaaatactGAAAGctattgtaaaaatttttattatcaacctcataattttttttttttgggggaagagaattcaaacattttttttttaaatttccaagaATTCTTGACACCCGTCTTAATTAAAagctatatttttattcaagaGTCATGCTATTCATTCACTCACAGACCAAAGGCTTTCCGCagcaatattattatttaaattacaacaaaGGGGAAATCAAATACGTCATACAGAAGCTTAAAGCTGAATCTACAAAATCTAGAGCTCTCAACTACAAAAATTACACTTGATGATCCTCTACAAGATGAAGCTTGTTCAATATCTTATCCAAAGCTTGTAAAGTAACCTTGTAACGATCTTGAGATTGCCTGCCTTCCTCGACGACCTGCACGATGCGTTTGTACAAATCATCATACCTGTGCACCggatttttaatatcaacGCCACTGCAGCTGTgattaagaaaataagagCGTTTAACATCTTTTCTCCATCGAGAAAGAATGTACTGAGATGGGATCTCCTGCACGCCACTCTGGTTTAGAACACAAAGAATGTGTCTGCATAAATATCCTCTGAAATTGAACAACCCACAAACACAAAGCACCTCCAAGTTGGAGGCATTGTACAAAACATCGAAAGCCCTTGAATCTTTCTCATTGCTACCAACCTCGAATTCTTCCTTCACTATGTATGTTATAGGTCCATCAGCACTAACATGTTTTGTGCTATAGCAAGAGTACATAGCCTCCACCTCCGTCTGAAACTTCCTTAACATTTCATTTGTGTACAGTTTTGAGAGTTGAAATTCATAGTAACATCTTGGTTTCTGGATACAACTTGAATTTCTTGAATCCATATCTGCCAAGGCTTCCAGTTGATAATTCGCCCGCAGTGCTTGATCATACTTGTCTAAGAATTCTTTCAAAGGAGTATTCTTATCAAGATATCCTTCAAAGTATGAAGTAGAAACCTCATTCTGCGGGAACGAAAACACTCCTGATAAAAAAGCTTCCTTCAAATAAATAGGAGCCCACCTTTTACGATCTTCATATAAAGTTTGAATCCATCCGTGATCCTTTATTCCATGACGTTGAATCATGTCTTTCCAAGCTGCTTCAAATTTCTCAGGCCTGAGAGAGTGATAAATTGCTCTATGTAATGCAGCTTTAATAGCTTCATATTCAAACAATCCTTGGAGTTTCACTGGAATTTTTTGCATGATGCATGACAATGAAAAGCAACGATAAGCTCTTGGGAAAACATCGCCAACAGCAATTTGCAAGATTCTACATTGGTCAGTGATGATTGTTTGTGGAGAGCGCCCTAACATACATGTAAGCCACGCCCTAAACAACCATGTATATGATTCTATGGTCTCACTGGCAAGTAAACCACAACCCAACAACACTGATTGTCCATAATGATTCACCCCAATGAATGAAACCAGTGGTACATCATATCTTTCAATCAAGCACGTAGTATCAATTAAGACTACATCACCAAAGTACCTATATGCAACTCTTGACCTGGTATCAGTCCAGAACAGGTTTCTCAAGCATCCCTTTTCATTTAGATCCACTACATTAAAAAAGTTTGGATCTGTCAACTGCAAACGACAAAAGAAACTCTGGACAGCTTGTGCATCACCTGGTTTAAGCTTCAATTGATTTGAGCTATTAACATTATTTCCAAATACTCCATTAACATCTACATTACCATTTCCCTAGGCATCAATGATAAGAGTTCGAAacagtttaattttttgaacttCTTCAGCACTATCTAAATGCAATGTTCTTTTGGTTCCAATACCTATGTGCTTATGTGACTTGCAAAACTTTCCACTTCTTGGGCTTAACAAGTGGTTATGCTCAAGCTCGACTTCAATGATTCTCCACCTTTTGGTTTCCATCAACCTAAACTTTATCATTGCTGGACAGCCAGCTCTTGTTTCTGGTCTTGGACGGTTTGCCTCACTTTTCTTCTTGAAGCTTGCACTACTACAGCTCAGCTTTCCTCTATACTTTTCTCTACTCTTTCAGTACCAGGTATTGCTAACTCTAACACCAAAACCCTGTTCCTTGGCATAGCAATTGTAAAAGTAATATACATCATCGTACATCTCAAACTCCATTCCAACAGCAGGAGGCAAGGGATTTTGGATTATCCCAGTTTGTCCAACATATTCAGTCATCGCACAATCTCCTACGACCTCAAAATCATCAGTGTCATCATCACCTATTGGTTCGGTGTTGAGAGAAACTTCATCCATCTACAATGGATGTTCAATGAAGTGAGCTTTAAGgagaaaaagcaaaatcagTTCAAGGAATCATAGTATAATCATACAGTTACTTTCACAAAGCTTCATATTTCATCACTGCTTTACCAACATGCAACTGCCAGAGAACAAACAGACATGTCATAGACGCTTGAATTAAGTATTGGTACAAATGAGCACACATCATGTGGGACAAAATTTCAGTCACTAAACCCAATACCACTTTTTACATCATACCAAGGAACAGATTAAACCCGACACCTTCTTTTAAACCATACCAAGGAACAGattaaatcatcaatgaaaaattaatcacATAATAACTTAACCAGACAAATGAAGAGCCTGAAACAGCACAAAACTTGAATCTGATTATGATAATTGTTGAGTCCTTGTATCTACAGCTTTCCTTCAATGATAAGACAATGAACATAAACGAgacacaaaaaatttattttaaactgACAGCCCATgatataaatcaaacaaaatcaacTCCTTTTTTTACACATCACATCTCATATTCATTTACATTGAAACACAAAAAGGAAGCGGGAGTGGGAAAAAAACAACAGCAGAGGAACTTATTTCCATAAGGTTTACGAAATAAGGAATCTATTAAAACCCAAAACTTGAGGTCACCACAAAGAATTTGgttctcattatttttttcttcatttttcaccAATTGATGAACTTAAAATACAATCATAAATGATAAAACCCCATCTCAATCTTTTTGAACTAGAGCTAAAGCAAAGCATTTTAAGAtgtttcatcattttttttttaaaaaaaacctcaATAGTACAATGTTTTTACTCTAATAATCTCTTAATTAAGGAAGATTAAGCTTCAGTTGTAAGCTaaaacaaatttcttaaatcaaGCCCCAATGCTTTATGCTATTCAACAAGGGCTCATAAATGATAAAACTACTTCTACAAAGATACccattttctaaattaatttcaaaaactgAAATCAAACTCCTGAAACGTAACGAGCATTAATATAATCAAACCCGAAcaagaattgaaaaatgacACATAAACTCGTTTACACATTTCGACAGACACTTTGCAATCAATGagcaaaaaattaatggagaaGATAAAATTCAAACGAAACATGCCTTACATTGATCAATTAGAAGggcaaaagaaattttagtaCGATATGGGATCAGGGTCTTGCCACGGTGATGTTATTTGTGATGTTCGAGCGACTCAGCGGCCTTCGaggttgaaaatttgattgacCAAAAGCTTCCCGTTTGTTGATTCTCTAATAGCAGAAACGAGACTGGCAGTAAACACAACAACTTCGCTGATTTTAAATTCCGTTGTTTGAGATGgaaaactttttgaaaaaattaatgtgtTCGATGaatatcaaaatctaaaaaactttttgtttttcattt
This window contains:
- the LOC102608225 gene encoding probable disease resistance protein At5g63020 isoform X7, which codes for MCSIFQITCDGALFNRCLDCFLGKAAYIRNLQDNLVALETELGRLIAAKNDVMMRVVNAERQQMRRLDGVQVWVSRVDSVKTGADELITDGSEEIGKLCVGGYCSKNCRSSYKFGKQVARKLRHVETLIAEGVFEAVATEVVPERAPEPVADKRPTEPTIVGLQSQLEQVWRCLVEESVGIIGLYGMGGVGKTTLLTHINNKFLESPTNFDCVIWVVVSKDLRLEKIQEDIGKKIGLSDDSWKNKSFEEKAVDILPRLGEKRFVLLLDDLWERVDLTEVGVPLPSAQNTTSKVVFTTRSIGVCGSMRARPVKVACLSEKQAWELFRENVGEETLESDHEIVELAQTVAKECGGLPLALITIGRAMAFKKTAEEWSHAIDVLRTSASEFAGLGEKVYRLLKFSYDSLQNETIRSCFLYCCLYPEDYGILKWDLIDCWIGEGFLGESDRIGAENRGYDIVGTLVRACLLEAVEDGEVKMHDVIRDMAIWITCEIEKEKRNFLVRAGAGLKEAPDVKGWENVRRLSLMQNQIETVSEVPTCPHLLTLFLDFNQELEMIADGFFQLMPSLKVLKMSNCGQRRLKLPVGMSVLGSSLELLDISCTGITELPEELKKLVNLKCLNLRWTGALIRIPRQLISKFSRLRVLRMFAIGYDRFHEAPEDSVLFGGGEVLIQELLGLKYLEVLELTLGSYHALQILLSSNKLKSCIRSLCLEFAGDTASIIDATAFADLNYLNELNIYSGFELEELKIDYTEIVRKRREPFVFRNLHRVTIHSCQKLKDLTFLVFAPNLKSVQLLDCYAMEEIISVGKFAETPEMMGHISPFENLQMLDLEDLPHLKSIFWKPLPFTHLKEMAVSGCDQLEKLPLDSNSAKERKFVIRGEEDWWNRLQWEDEATQIAFRSCFQPMGVLSGGRKI
- the LOC102608225 gene encoding probable disease resistance protein At5g63020 isoform X8, with amino-acid sequence MCSIFQITCDGALFNRCLDCFLGKAAYIRNLQDNLVALETELGRLIAAKNDVMMRVVNAERQQMRRLDGVQVWVSRVDSVKTGADELITDGSEEIGKLCVGGYCSKNCRSSYKFGKQVARKLRHVETLIAEGVFEAVATEVVPERAPEPVADKRPTEPTIVGLQSQLEQVWRCLVEESVGIIGLYGMGGVGKTTLLTHINNKFLESPTNFDCVIWVVVSKDLRLEKIQEDIGKKIGLSDDSWKNKSFEEKAVDILPRLGEKRFVLLLDDLWERVDLTEVGVPLPSAQNTTSKVVFTTRSIGVCGSMRARPVKVACLSEKQAWELFRENVGEETLESDHEIVELAQTVAKECGGLPLALITIGRAMAFKKTAEEWSHAIDVLRTSASEFAGLGEKVYRLLKFSYDSLQNETIRSCFLYCCLYPEDYGILKWDLIDCWIGEGFLGESDRIGAENRGYDIVGTLVRACLLEAVEDGEVKMHDVIRDMAIWITCEIEKEKRNFLVRAGAGLKEAPDVKGWENVRRLSLMQNQIETVSEVPTCPHLLTLFLDFNQELEMIADGFFQLMPSLKVLKMSNCGQRRLKLPVGMSVLGSSLELLDISCTGITELPEELKKLVNLKCLNLRWTGALIRIPRQLISKFSRLRVLRMFAIGYDRFHEAPEDSVLFGGGEVLIQELLGLKYLEVLELTLGSYHALQILLSSNKLKSCIRSLCLEFAGDTASIIDATAFADLNYLNELNIYSGFELEELKIDYTEIVRKRREPFVFRNLHRVTIHSCQKLKDLTFLVFAPNLKSVQLLDCYAMEEIISVGKFAETPEMMGHISPFENLQMLDLEDLPHLKSIFWKPLPFTHLKEMAVSGCDQLEKLPLDSNSAKERKFVIRGEEDWWNRLQWEDEATQIAFRSCFQPMGVLSGGRKI
- the LOC102608225 gene encoding probable disease resistance protein At5g63020 isoform X10, with the protein product MCSIFQITCDGALFNRCLDCFLGKAAYIRNLQDNLDALDTELGRLIAKKNDVMRRVVDAERQQMRRLDGLQVWVSRVDAVKTGADELITDGSEEIGKLCVGGYCSKNCRSSYKFGKQVAKKLQDVKTLIAEGVFEAVATEVVPERAPEPVADKRPIEPTIVGLQSQLEQVWRCLVEESVGIIGLYGMGGVGKTTLLTRINNKFLESQNNFDCVIWVVVSKDLRLEKIQEDIGKKIGLSDDSWKNKSFEEKAVDILPRLGEKRFVLLLDDLWERVDLTEVGVPLPSAQNTTSKVVFTTRSIGVCGSMRARPVKVACLSEKQAWELFRENVGEETLESDHEIVELAQTVAKECGGLPLALITIGRAMAFKKTAEEWSHAIDVLRTSASEFAGLGEKVYRLLKFSYDSLQNETIRSCFLYCCLYPEDYGILKWDLIDCWIGEGFLGESDRIGAENRGYDIVGTLVRACLLEAVEDGEVKMHDVIRDMAIWITCEIEKEKRNFLVRAGAGLKEAPDVKGWENVRRLSLMQNQIETVSEVPTCPHLLTLFLDFNQELEMIADGFFQLMPSLKVLKMSNCGQRRLKLPVGMSVLGSSLELLDISCTGITELPEELKKLVNLKCLNLRWTGALIRIPRQLISKFSRLRVLRMFAIGYDRFHEAPEDSVLFGGGEVLIQELLGLKYLEVLELTLGSYHALQILLSSNKLKSCIRSLCLEFAGDTASIIDATAFADLNYLNELNIYSGFELEELKIDYTEIVRKRREPFVFRNLHRVTIHSCQKLKDLTFLVFAPNLKSVQLLDCYAMEEIISVGKFAETPEMMGHISPFENLQMLDLEDLPHLKSIFWKPLPFTHLKEMAVSGCDQLEKLPLDSNSAKERKFVIRGEEDWWNRLQWEDEATQIAFRSCFQPMGVLSGGRKI